GATCGCGCCGTCGCTCCTCGGTCAGAGGCGGCATGGGCACACGCACCCGCTCGCCATCGGAAGCAGGATTCAGGCCCAGATCGGAATCGCGAATCGCCTTCTCCACCGCGGGCAGCAACTTCTTTTCCCACGGTGTCACCGCCAGCGTGCGCGCATCGAGCAGGCTCACGCTGCCAATCTGCGGCACCGGCGTCGGCGTTCCGTAGTAATCGACCACGATATGATCGAGCAGCCCGGTGTGCGCGCGACCCGTGCGTACCTTGCCCAGGTCGGTCTTCAGCGCTTCGATGCTCTTGTGCATTCGCTGCTCTGCGGACTTTTGTATGTCAGCCACGGTCATCGCGCACCTCCGACTTCCAGGTCACCAGGGTTCCCTCGTCCTCGCCGGTGATCACACGCCGCAACGCGCCTGGCTTGAAGATGCTGAACACGTTGATCGGCAACTTCTGATCGCGGCACAGCGTGAGCGCGGTGGCGTCCATGACGCGCAGATTGCGTTGGATCGCCTCATCGAAGGTGAGCCGCTTGTAGCGCATCGCCTCGGGATGCGTCCTCGGATCGTCGGTGTAAACGCCGTCCACCTTGGTCGCCTTGAGCACGATGTCGACGTTCATTTCCATGCCGCGCAGCGCCGCCGCCGTATCGGTGGTGAAGAACGGATTGCCGGTGCCGGCGGCGAAGATCACGACCTTGCCCTCCTCCAGATAGCGCATCGCCTTGCCGCGAATGTAAGGCTCGACCACCTGCTCGATGTTGAGCGCCGACTGCACCCGGCTGGCGAGGCTCACGCGGCGCATCGCATCCTGCAACGCCAGGGCGTTCATCACCGTCGCCAGCATGCCCATGTAATCGGCCGTTGCGCGATCCATGCCCTCGGCCGCCGGCGCGACGCCGCGAAATATGTTGCCGCCGCCGATGACGACCGCGGTTTCCACACCGATCCGGACGATTCCCGCGATTTCATCGACGATGCGCTCGATCACGCCGCGGTTGATGCCGTAGGCGTCCCCGCCCATGAGCGCTTCGCCCGAAAGCTTGACCAGAATGCGGCGAAACACCGGCGGCCGCGCCGTAGCGGACACTGCCGCCGCAGCGGCGGTATCCGCCACTGCCGCCCCTGCGGCGGCATCCGTCTCAACGCCACGCGCCTGCACGAGCGAGATATCCGAGTTCACGCTTGACTCGCTGCCGCCATCACCTCCGCGACGAAATCCGATTTCTTCTTCTCGATGCCTTCGCCGAGGACGAACATGTGGAACGCATGCACCGTCGCGCCATTGGCCTTGAGGAGCTTCTCCACCGTCTGCTTGTCGTCCTTCACGAACGGCTGGCCCAGCAAGGTCACTTCGGACAGATACTTGTTGACCGCGCCCTCGACGATCTTGTCGAGCAGGTTCTCCGGGCGTCCGGACTCGACGGCGCGCGCACGGGCGATGGTGCGCTCGCGCTCGATCAGCTCTGCGGGCACCTCGTCGCGCGAACGCGCAACCGGCTTGGAGGCGGCGATATGCATCGCCAGATCCTTGCCCAGGGTGTCGTCTCCGCCGCTATAGTCGACCAGGACGCCGATGCGCGTGCCGTGCAGGTACGAGGCAAGCCGGCCTTGCGCCTTCACGGTCGCAAGCCGGCGCAGGTTCATGTTCTCGCCCAGCTTGGAGACGAGCGCATGGCGCGCGGCTTCGACCGTCTCGCCGCTCGGCAGCTGCTCCTGGCTCAGCACTTCGGGCTCGGAGATACCTTTATCGGCCGCCACCTGCGCCACCGCCCGGGCGAACTGCGCGAACGCCGCATCCTTGGCAACGAAATCGGTTTCGCAGTTCACCTCGGCCAGCGCACCCGCGCGCCCATCGGCGCCCACATACGCTGCTATGACGCCTTCGGCGGCAACGCGTCCCGCCACCTTGGAGGCCTTCGCCCCGCTCTTGATGCGCAGGATCTCCTCCGCCTTCTTGATGTCGCCGTCCGCCTCGGTCAGCGCCTTCTTGCATTCCATCATGCCGAGGCCCGTAGCCTCGCGCAGTTCCTTCACCATCGCTGCGGTGATCTCTGCCATATCTGCTCCGATTCGCGTCTACTTGCCTGCTCCGATTTCCGCGTGTAACTTGCGCCAACCGGCTGCACCGTCTGCGCCTAGCGTTCCTCGTTCGCCTCTTCCTCGGCTTCGACTTCCACGAACTCGTCGCCGACCGGCTCGCGACTCACCATGCTGCGGCCTTCGATGACCGCATCCGCCACGCCGCGGGCATACAGCCGAATCGCACGGTTCGAGTCGTCGTTGCCCGGAATGACGTACTGAATGCCGTCGGGCGTATGGTTGGTATCGACCACGGCAATGAGCGGGATGTTCAACTTGGTCGCTTCCTTGATCGCGATCTTGTGGTAGCCCACGTCGATCACGAACATCGCGTCGGGCAGCGCCGACATGTCCTTGATGCCGCCGAGACTGCGCTCGAGTTTCGCCATGTCGCGCTGGAACTGCAGGCCTTCCTTCTTGGTCAGTTTGTCGATCGACTTGTCCTCGATCATGGCCTCCATGTCCTTGAGGCGTTTGATCGACTGCTTGACTGTCTTGTAGTTCGTCAGCATGCCGCCAAGCCAGCGGTGATCGACATAGGGCGAAGTGCAGCGAAGCGCCTCCTCGCGCATGGTGTCGCGCGCCTGGCGCTTGGTGCCGACGAACAGCACGCTGCCGCGGCGGGAGGACAACTGGCGCACGTAGGTGAGCGCCTCGTTGTACATCGCCAGGGTCTTTTCCAGGTTGACGATATGAATCTTGTTGCGGCTGCCGAAGATGTACGGCGACATCTTGGGGTTCCAGAACCGGGTCTGGTGGCCGAAGTGCACGCCGGCCTCCAGCATTTCACGCATCGTGACGGACATTCGATACTCCTGATCAGGGTTGATACTGACCCCCGGCACAAGACCCCGCATGCGGGCACCCTTGACGCGGCCGAAGGCGCGATTTCCGGCCGCCCGGGCGGGTTGCCGAGGCAGACGAATTAACCTTGCAGTGTAGCAGCTTGCCTGCGCTGCGCCCATCCCGGCGAGGCGTCCGTGGACCTCTGCAACCATGGACCGGTAGTGCCGCTTGGTCTATAGTTTTTGGTTTACCCGGCGCGTGCCATGTCTGTCACCATCAAAACACCCACCGAGATCGAGAAGATGCGCGTCGCCGGCCGGCTCGCCGCGGAAGTGCTCGACCATATCACGCCGCATATCCGGTCGGGCGTGACGACCAACGAGATCGATCGGCTGTGCCACGAGTACATGACCGAGGTTCAGCGTACGGTCCCGGCCCCGCTCAACTACGCACCCCCGGGCTACAAGCCGTTCCCGAAATCGGTCTGCACCTCGGTCAACCACGTCGTCTGCCACGGCGTTCCGGGAGACAAGAAGCTCAAGGCGGGCGACGTGATCAACGTCGACGTGACCGTGATCGCCGACGGCTATCACGGCGATTCGAGCCGCATGTATTACGTCGGCGAGCCCCCCATCCAGGCGCGGCGGCTGTGCGAGATCACCTACGAGTGCATGTGGCTGGGGATTCGAATAGTGCGCCCCGGCGCCTGCCTCGGCGACATCGGGCACGCCATCCAGACGCATGCCGAGCACGCCGGCTTTTCGGTCGTGCGCGAATTCTGCGGCCATGGCATCGGCCGGCGCTTCCACGAGGAGCCGCAGGTGCTGCACTACGGTCGCCCGCGCACCGGGATGCGCCTCGAGCCCGGAATGATCTTCACCATCGAGCCGATGATCAACGCCGGCCGGCCCGAGGTGCGCCAGCTGGCGGATGGATGGACCGTGGTCACCAAGGACCATAGCCTGTCGGCGCAATGGGAGCACACGGTGCTGGTCACCGCGGCGGGTCATGAGGTGCTGACCGTGTCGGCGGGAACACCGCCAGCGCCGGAGCCCGCAACCGCACAGTGAGACCACCATGACCGACGCGCTCGCGCTCGATGTCGCCACGCCAGCGTCCGGCGCCGAAGACGACGTAGCGCTCCTGCGCCGCAGCCTCAAGCAAGGCAGAGAGCAACTGCGCACGGCCTATCGCCGCCATGCTTCGCCCCGCACCCTGCTCGCTGCGCATCGCCGGCTGGTGGACCGCGTCCTGGTGCACGCCTGGCGCCGCCTGCCGCATCCGGCTCGCAGTACGCTCGTCGCCGTCGGCGGCTATGGCCGCGGCGCGCTGTTTCCCTGCTCGGACATCGATCTGCTGATCCTGGTGGAGCCCGACGAATCCTGCGCGCACGACCCGCGCATCGAGGGCCTGATCGGCACGTTCTGGGATATCGGGCTGGAGGTCGGCCACAGCGTGCGCACCCCGAGGCAGTGCGTGGAGCTCGCCTCGCAGGACATCACGGTGCAGACCAGCCTGCTGGAGGCGCGCTGGCTTTGCGGCGACGGCCCGCTTTATCGCCGCTTCGAGCACGAGTTCCAGGCCGCGCTCGATCCGCAGATGTTCTGCAAGGCCAAACAGCTCGAGCAACGCCAGCGGCACGAACGGTTCCTCGATACCAACCTCGAGCCGAACCTGAAGGAGTTTCCGGGTGGCCTGCGCGATCTGCACCATTTGCTGTGGATCGCGCGCGCGAGCGGCCTGGGCAGCTCGTGGAAAGCAATGGTGGCGAGCGCCCTGGTGATCCCGGCCGAAGCCCGCCAGCTGCGAAACCTCGAGCGTGGCTTGAGCGATATCCGCATCCGGCTGCATTACCTGGCCGGCCGGCGCGAGGATCGGCTGCTGTTCGACTACCAGAGCGCGCTCGCGCGCGAGCTGGGCCTGGAAGATGGCGCGACGCGGCGTGCGAGCGAACAGCTGATGCAGACGCTCTACCGCACCGCCAACGCCGTGCGGCAGCTCAACACGATCGTGCAGCAGAACGTGGCCGCGCGCATTTTCCCCCAGCGCACCGAGGCCCCGGAAGTGATCAATGAGCGCTTCGTGGCACGCAACGAGCTGCTGGAGGCGTCGACCGAGGACCTGTTCGAGCGCGAGCCGAGGGCGATCCTCGAAGGCTTCGCGCTGCTGCAGGAGCACCACGAGCTGAAGGGCATGCGGGCAAGCACGCTGCGGGCGCTGTGGCGTGCGCGCCGGCGCATCGATGCGGCTTTTCGCAGGGATGCGGTGAACCGCGCCCGCTTCATGGCGATCCTGCGCAATCCCCGGCTCATCCGCGAGCTGCGGCGGATGAACGAGTACGGCATCCTCGGCCGCTACATTCCCGCCTTCGGCCGCGTCGTGGGCCAGATGCAGCACGACCTGTACCACGTCTACACGGTGGACGAGCATACCTTCAAGGTCGTGCGCAACCTGCGCCGCTTCACCGTGCCGGAGCTCGCCCACGAGTATCCCCTGTGCAGCCGCCTCATCAGCGACCTCGAGCGGCCGGAAGTGCTCTACCTCGCGGGGCTGTTCCACGACAT
The genomic region above belongs to Betaproteobacteria bacterium and contains:
- a CDS encoding ribosome recycling factor, with the protein product MTVADIQKSAEQRMHKSIEALKTDLGKVRTGRAHTGLLDHIVVDYYGTPTPVPQIGSVSLLDARTLAVTPWEKKLLPAVEKAIRDSDLGLNPASDGERVRVPMPPLTEERRRDLIKVVRHEAENARVAVRNIRRDANTHLKDMLKKKEVPEDQERKAQDEVQKLTDRFIAEIDKILQQKETDLLAV
- a CDS encoding UMP kinase; the encoded protein is MSATARPPVFRRILVKLSGEALMGGDAYGINRGVIERIVDEIAGIVRIGVETAVVIGGGNIFRGVAPAAEGMDRATADYMGMLATVMNALALQDAMRRVSLASRVQSALNIEQVVEPYIRGKAMRYLEEGKVVIFAAGTGNPFFTTDTAAALRGMEMNVDIVLKATKVDGVYTDDPRTHPEAMRYKRLTFDEAIQRNLRVMDATALTLCRDQKLPINVFSIFKPGALRRVITGEDEGTLVTWKSEVRDDRG
- a CDS encoding elongation factor Ts, yielding MAEITAAMVKELREATGLGMMECKKALTEADGDIKKAEEILRIKSGAKASKVAGRVAAEGVIAAYVGADGRAGALAEVNCETDFVAKDAAFAQFARAVAQVAADKGISEPEVLSQEQLPSGETVEAARHALVSKLGENMNLRRLATVKAQGRLASYLHGTRIGVLVDYSGGDDTLGKDLAMHIAASKPVARSRDEVPAELIERERTIARARAVESGRPENLLDKIVEGAVNKYLSEVTLLGQPFVKDDKQTVEKLLKANGATVHAFHMFVLGEGIEKKKSDFVAEVMAAASQA
- the rpsB gene encoding 30S ribosomal protein S2, with the translated sequence MSVTMREMLEAGVHFGHQTRFWNPKMSPYIFGSRNKIHIVNLEKTLAMYNEALTYVRQLSSRRGSVLFVGTKRQARDTMREEALRCTSPYVDHRWLGGMLTNYKTVKQSIKRLKDMEAMIEDKSIDKLTKKEGLQFQRDMAKLERSLGGIKDMSALPDAMFVIDVGYHKIAIKEATKLNIPLIAVVDTNHTPDGIQYVIPGNDDSNRAIRLYARGVADAVIEGRSMVSREPVGDEFVEVEAEEEANEER
- the map gene encoding type I methionyl aminopeptidase, with the protein product MSVTIKTPTEIEKMRVAGRLAAEVLDHITPHIRSGVTTNEIDRLCHEYMTEVQRTVPAPLNYAPPGYKPFPKSVCTSVNHVVCHGVPGDKKLKAGDVINVDVTVIADGYHGDSSRMYYVGEPPIQARRLCEITYECMWLGIRIVRPGACLGDIGHAIQTHAEHAGFSVVREFCGHGIGRRFHEEPQVLHYGRPRTGMRLEPGMIFTIEPMINAGRPEVRQLADGWTVVTKDHSLSAQWEHTVLVTAAGHEVLTVSAGTPPAPEPATAQ
- a CDS encoding [protein-PII] uridylyltransferase, producing MTDALALDVATPASGAEDDVALLRRSLKQGREQLRTAYRRHASPRTLLAAHRRLVDRVLVHAWRRLPHPARSTLVAVGGYGRGALFPCSDIDLLILVEPDESCAHDPRIEGLIGTFWDIGLEVGHSVRTPRQCVELASQDITVQTSLLEARWLCGDGPLYRRFEHEFQAALDPQMFCKAKQLEQRQRHERFLDTNLEPNLKEFPGGLRDLHHLLWIARASGLGSSWKAMVASALVIPAEARQLRNLERGLSDIRIRLHYLAGRREDRLLFDYQSALARELGLEDGATRRASEQLMQTLYRTANAVRQLNTIVQQNVAARIFPQRTEAPEVINERFVARNELLEASTEDLFEREPRAILEGFALLQEHHELKGMRASTLRALWRARRRIDAAFRRDAVNRARFMAILRNPRLIRELRRMNEYGILGRYIPAFGRVVGQMQHDLYHVYTVDEHTFKVVRNLRRFTVPELAHEYPLCSRLISDLERPEVLYLAGLFHDIAKGRGGDHSELGAVDARRFCRDHGLCAEDVDLVAWLVQHHLRMSATAQKQDISDPATVRAFARMVGDDRHLVALYLLTVADIRGTSPKVWNGWKAKLLEDLFWATRRVLAGEHVTRRSSVETRQAEALSRLRLYAIPDDAHEKLWAQLDTSYFLRHDAQEIAWHTRLLNYRVDSPVPVVKARLAPIGEGLQVLIYTPDQEELFARICNFFSCAGFSIAEAKIHTTRHGYALDSFIILDPQGRDANYRDVMSFVEHELAQRLEQRAPLEPPANGRLSRRVRHFPISPEIELQPDERGTYMVLSVISGDRPGLLYRIALVLVRYDINLHSAKINTLGERVEDTFLITGSALKDTRTAVRLESELVQALQIE